The genomic window CAAAAATAATTTCTAGTGGTGTTTCATAGAGTTTTCCTAGTGGCTCTGATAGTAGTAGATCGTTAGTAGCTCCATCGCGAATAATTGCTCCATTCTTTAGGAATATGATTCGTTGCATTTCTTTTACTATATCTTCTACTCGATGTGTTATTAAAATGATCGTACTTTTGCTAGTACATAAAATACGAATGTATTTTAGTAACTGGTGCCTTGCTTTTAGATCTAGTCCATTTGTGGGTTCATCTAATATTAAAACTTCAGGTTCATTTATCATTGCCCTAGCGATTAATAGTCTCCTCCTTTCTCCATCTGATAATTGACCGAATGATCTTTCATCAATGTCTTCAAGTCCAAGCTCTGAAATAAGGTCCTGTACTTTTTTGATCTCTTTTTCTTTCGGGCTAAGGTTACGGTTAATTCCTATTGAGCCATAAAGTCCAGATAAAACAACATCCTTAGCACTAATATAATCTGGTGTGCGTACCTCCAGGTCAGTGGAAACCACTCCTA from Prochlorococcus marinus str. MIT 9313 includes these protein-coding regions:
- a CDS encoding ABC transporter ATP-binding protein encodes the protein MKDENPWLEIKEVEAWLGPTQVFRNLSLTLKQGENTAILGPNGSGKTALVKLITRNIYPIVKRGSTLKIFGNQTIKLNQLRSRIGVVSTDLEVRTPDYISAKDVVLSGLYGSIGINRNLSPKEKEIKKVQDLISELGLEDIDERSFGQLSDGERRRLLIARAMINEPEVLILDEPTNGLDLKARHQLLKYIRILCTSKSTIILITHRVEDIVKEMQRIIFLKNGAIIRDGATNDLLLSEPLGKLYETPLEIIFANGYYQVIPG